DNA from bacterium:
GCCACTCCTGGTTAATCTCTTCCGGCGTGCCGATGAATTCGCTTTAGCCATGGAATCGCGAGCCTACGACCCGGATAAACCCAGAGGAGACCTGGAAGCCATAAAGTTCAGAACTTCCGACTTATTAACAATTTTGATAACTGCTAGCTTTTCCGTAGCTCTCATAATTTTATGACATCATAGAATGCGAAACATAAGACTCACCATTGAATATGATGGAACAGACTATTTTGGCTGGCAAATCCAGAAGAGAAAATCTACAGTTCAGGGAAAGATAAAAAAAATTCTGGAAAGAATCCTGGAGGAAAAGATAAGACTGATAGGTGCAGCGCGCACAGATTCTGGAGTCCATGCTCTTGGCCAGGTTGCTAACTTCAAAACCAGAAATGAGAAGCTGACCACCGGTAGCCTTAATAAAGCATTAAACAGCATCCTTCCTTCGGATATCGTTATAAAAGAGGTTAAAGAAGTTCCCCCCAGGTTTCATGCCCGCTATAGTGCTAAGAGCAAAATATATCGCTACCAGATTCTGAAACAACTCTTGCCCTCAGCACTGGGGAGAGGATTCTCCTGGCATATTCCTCAAACTCTCGACTGGAGAAAAATAAGAGAAGCCAGTAAATATTTCGTCGGAAAATATGACTTTTCTCCATTTTCTGTCACAGGTTCGAGCAGAAAAAACAAACAATGCACCGTCAAAAATTTCAAGATTAGAAAAGCGAAGAACTTATGTATCTTACAAATTGAAGCCGATTACTTCCTCTACAAGATGGTAAGAAGGATAGTAGGAGCTCTGATTGAAGTGGGAAGGGGAAAAATCGAGCCAGAATATATAAGGGCATTGCTTAATGGGAAAGCCTCTACATTACGTGCCCGGACCGCTCCTCCCCATGGGCTTTTTCTGATAAAAGTAAAATACTAAAAGGTTGGAGTCCTCCCGAAAGGGAGGAATGGAGTGTCAAGCGAAAGCTTGACCAGCGGCGAAACTTTCGTTTCACACTCCAGAATTTGGAATCCTCCCGAAAGGGAGGAAAGACCTTGCTTTCGCAAGGACTCCAGAGTCTTTTTGGAGTAGCGAAGCAAAGCTTCGCGTCAATTTTTAATTTTTAAAATTTTTGTTGATGGGAAAGGCAAATGGCAGTATAATATTAATAAAAGCAGTATCGCAAAACCCAAGGAGGGAAAAGATGAAAGAAAAGTTTAAATGGTTTGTGCTTCTGTTGGTCCTATTTTTTCTCGGCTTTCTGGCTTTTCTTCAGGCTCAGGAAAAAGAGATAGGGCCGGAAATCAAATCAGCTATGGAGGAGCTTAAGAGTGAGGAGCCTGGAGAAAGGAGGAAAGCAGCAGAGACCCTGGGCAAGTTGAGGGATAAGGCAAGTTTACCGGCATTGATTGAAGCTCTCCAGGATGAGGATTTTGGTGTGAGAGTAAATGCAGCAGATGCGTTGGGGAATCTGAGGGATAAGTCTGCTACTCCAGCCCTAATTGAGGCTTTGAAAGATGAGCACGATGGAGTTCGCATTAGTGTGGTTGTTGCTCTGGGTTATATTAGAGACCAGGAGAGCGTTCTGCCTTTAATTGAATCTTTAACAGAAGATGAGAATGAAGGGGTGCGCATAAGTGCAGCTCAGGTCCTGGGCAATTTACGAGATAAGAGAGCGACACCGGTTCTCCTGGAAGCTTTGAAAGATGAGAAGGGACGAATCCGCGCTGCGGCAGCCAGGTCCTTGGGCAGACTGGGTGACCCTGAGGCTGGCGAGGCTTTGATTGAAGCACTGCAGGATGAAGAAGTACGAGTGAGATTATATGCTTCTGAATCATTAGGAATTTTGGGAGTAGCAAGCGCAATTGAACCATTGAAAGAACTGTTAGAGGATGAAGACGCCAGGACTCGCTGTGCTACTGCCAGTGCCTTGGGAAAATTAGGCGATAAGTCAGGTCTTGATGTCGCGCTGAAAGAACTGGAAAACGAAGATATACGAATCAGGACAGAAGCATTAAGAGCATTGGGTTATATTGGAGAGACGACCGAACCTGTGGTTGATGGTATTAAGAAAGCTCTAAATGATAAGAATAGAAGTGTGCAAAGGGTTGCTGAGATGGTAGCAAATCAGCTCAGAATCGAAATAAAGATCGAAAAGGAGGAGAAACCCGAAAGTGACCAGCGCTAAACAATCCTTCAGGTTAGTAATCTTGCTTTTTAGCTTCTTATTGGTGCACAGTTTTAA
Protein-coding regions in this window:
- the truA gene encoding tRNA pseudouridine(38-40) synthase TruA, translated to MRNIRLTIEYDGTDYFGWQIQKRKSTVQGKIKKILERILEEKIRLIGAARTDSGVHALGQVANFKTRNEKLTTGSLNKALNSILPSDIVIKEVKEVPPRFHARYSAKSKIYRYQILKQLLPSALGRGFSWHIPQTLDWRKIREASKYFVGKYDFSPFSVTGSSRKNKQCTVKNFKIRKAKNLCILQIEADYFLYKMVRRIVGALIEVGRGKIEPEYIRALLNGKASTLRARTAPPHGLFLIKVKY
- a CDS encoding HEAT repeat domain-containing protein; translated protein: MKEKFKWFVLLLVLFFLGFLAFLQAQEKEIGPEIKSAMEELKSEEPGERRKAAETLGKLRDKASLPALIEALQDEDFGVRVNAADALGNLRDKSATPALIEALKDEHDGVRISVVVALGYIRDQESVLPLIESLTEDENEGVRISAAQVLGNLRDKRATPVLLEALKDEKGRIRAAAARSLGRLGDPEAGEALIEALQDEEVRVRLYASESLGILGVASAIEPLKELLEDEDARTRCATASALGKLGDKSGLDVALKELENEDIRIRTEALRALGYIGETTEPVVDGIKKALNDKNRSVQRVAEMVANQLRIEIKIEKEEKPESDQR